From a single Rosa rugosa chromosome 7, drRosRugo1.1, whole genome shotgun sequence genomic region:
- the LOC133722093 gene encoding uncharacterized protein LOC133722093 isoform X2 — protein sequence MLLTGHNTQHTSLAVYILMRAAVLATRCGIKSKRFGRVCRPLTWKHGDIFFMCLSSSQILSAYILKQESLPPSYKFFLNKHGGKDITILQGDSIISPGAKQGLIPLAVPLSRNISGVVTALLRWPTALQGCLEIIGKDLIMF from the exons ATGCTTCTTACCGGGCATAACACGCAGCATACGAGCTTGGCTGTATACATACTTATGCGTGCTGCCGTGTTGGCCACGCGTTGTGGGATTAAAAGCAAACGGTTTGGTCGTGTTTGTAGACCTCTCACTTGGAAGCACGGTGACATTTTCTTTATGTGTCTCTCCTCTTCGCAAATTCT GTCTGCTTACATATTGAAGCAGGAGAGTTTGCCTCCATCATATAAATTCTTTCTCAACAAACATGGGGGAAAGGATATCACAATTTTGCAAG GTGATTCTATTATTTCTCCAGGAGCAAAGCAAGGTTTAATCCCCCTTGCTGTACCACTTTCAAGAAATATCTCAG GTGTTGTAACTGCATTACTCCGGTGGCCTACAGCTCTGCAAGG ATGTCTGGAAATAATTGGAAAAGACTTGATAATGTTTTAG
- the LOC133722093 gene encoding uncharacterized protein LOC133722093 isoform X1 — MLLTGHNTQHTSLAVYILMRAAVLATRCGIKSKRFGRVCRPLTWKHGDIFFMCLSSSQILSAYILKQESLPPSYKFFLNKHGGKDITILQGDSIISPGAKQGLIPLAVPLSRNISGVVTALLRWPTALQGTLINPSGEMSCAGLSEQN; from the exons ATGCTTCTTACCGGGCATAACACGCAGCATACGAGCTTGGCTGTATACATACTTATGCGTGCTGCCGTGTTGGCCACGCGTTGTGGGATTAAAAGCAAACGGTTTGGTCGTGTTTGTAGACCTCTCACTTGGAAGCACGGTGACATTTTCTTTATGTGTCTCTCCTCTTCGCAAATTCT GTCTGCTTACATATTGAAGCAGGAGAGTTTGCCTCCATCATATAAATTCTTTCTCAACAAACATGGGGGAAAGGATATCACAATTTTGCAAG GTGATTCTATTATTTCTCCAGGAGCAAAGCAAGGTTTAATCCCCCTTGCTGTACCACTTTCAAGAAATATCTCAG GTGTTGTAACTGCATTACTCCGGTGGCCTACAGCTCTGCAAGG AACATTGATAAATCCCTCTGGTGAAATGTCCTGTGCTG GGTTAAGTGAACAAAACTGA